The following proteins are encoded in a genomic region of Phycisphaerae bacterium:
- the rpsD gene encoding 30S ribosomal protein S4: MGRYLDSSCKLCRREGMKLMLKGIRCETSKCPIEKRQRNVAPGMHGWRRGRGSDYGVRLREKQKVKRYYGLGETQFMRYIEQAEHTIGNTGEILLGMLERRLDNVVYKLNFAPSRKTARQLIAHGHIRINGKKVDISDYVVSIGDKITVKQSEKSKKRVKMQLDTNPNFTAQSWLQLDPKEPSATVVALPTRQDVQLPIEEQLVIEFCSR; the protein is encoded by the coding sequence ATGGGTCGTTATCTTGATTCATCCTGTAAGTTGTGCCGTCGCGAAGGTATGAAGCTGATGCTTAAGGGTATTCGCTGCGAAACCAGTAAATGCCCGATTGAAAAACGTCAGCGTAATGTCGCTCCCGGTATGCACGGCTGGCGCCGCGGCAGAGGCAGTGATTACGGTGTTCGTCTTCGTGAAAAACAGAAAGTTAAACGCTATTATGGTCTTGGCGAAACGCAGTTTATGCGGTACATCGAACAAGCTGAACATACCATAGGCAATACCGGCGAAATTCTGCTCGGTATGCTTGAGAGACGGCTGGATAATGTTGTTTATAAACTGAATTTTGCGCCATCGAGAAAGACCGCAAGACAGTTAATTGCACACGGACATATTCGTATCAATGGTAAAAAAGTCGATATTTCCGATTATGTGGTAAGTATCGGCGATAAGATAACAGTCAAGCAAAGTGAAAAAAGCAAAAAGAGAGTAAAGATGCAATTGGATACAAATCCGAACTTTACTGCACAAAGCTGGCTTCAGCTTGACCCGAAAGAGCCTTCAGCTACAGTTGTTGCACTGCCGACAAGGCAGGATGTTCAGTTGCCGATAGAAGAACAGCTCGTTATAGAGTTCTGTTCAAGATAA
- a CDS encoding site-specific integrase, with translation MASIYKRDKIWWVHYLVAGKSVCKSLKTANERVALDKKQKLEALEITGQLMQPSNTPVVTFLQSFCEYLAKTRTKKSAKNDFSYLRGFFGPCCPALHLGSNVPKKFRRENQDFPMIKDKLKKRHIPVRNLEDISSAMVSNFIQDRIVSDNIKAKTANRMREVLHKMFSHAIEHNDYICPDRRYRNPIEGVKRLKEDSNPITWLEDDEIAKQLDALKEYPVIHALVAVYIYAGLRREEALWLTDGDVDLKERFIRVVAKNIDGEYWQPKTKKNRVVPISNALYEILSKYEPLIKSVWYFPSPTGKRWDPDNFSQTLQEINDKKQLQWSCLDFRHTFGSHLAQKGESLYKIAELMGNSPEICRKHYAALIPEKMRDTVEFAKKPLEQKSENVEEMLKQILLKLDGDNSKLASKIRLVK, from the coding sequence ATGGCTAGCATTTACAAAAGAGATAAAATTTGGTGGGTGCATTACCTTGTCGCAGGCAAGTCAGTTTGTAAGTCTCTCAAGACTGCAAATGAAAGAGTTGCTTTAGACAAGAAGCAAAAACTTGAAGCATTGGAAATAACAGGCCAGCTTATGCAGCCATCCAATACGCCAGTTGTTACATTTCTTCAGTCATTCTGCGAATACCTTGCCAAGACCAGAACCAAAAAGAGTGCGAAAAATGATTTCTCATATCTTCGCGGGTTCTTCGGGCCATGCTGTCCGGCACTTCACCTTGGAAGCAATGTTCCTAAAAAATTCCGGCGTGAGAATCAGGATTTTCCCATGATTAAAGACAAGCTCAAAAAAAGGCATATCCCTGTCAGAAACCTTGAGGATATATCTTCGGCGATGGTCAGTAATTTTATCCAGGACAGGATTGTTTCTGATAATATAAAAGCCAAGACAGCAAACAGGATGAGAGAAGTTCTTCATAAGATGTTCTCGCATGCGATTGAGCATAACGATTATATATGCCCTGACCGAAGATATAGAAACCCAATCGAGGGAGTAAAAAGGCTGAAAGAAGATTCAAATCCAATCACATGGCTTGAAGATGATGAAATTGCCAAACAGCTTGATGCTTTAAAAGAATATCCTGTGATACACGCACTTGTTGCTGTGTATATTTATGCAGGCCTAAGAAGAGAAGAAGCACTTTGGTTGACCGATGGTGATGTTGATTTGAAGGAGCGGTTTATAAGAGTTGTCGCAAAAAATATTGATGGAGAATACTGGCAGCCAAAAACAAAAAAGAACAGGGTTGTTCCTATAAGCAATGCACTGTATGAAATATTGAGTAAATACGAGCCGCTTATAAAATCTGTTTGGTATTTTCCTTCACCAACAGGCAAGAGATGGGATCCTGATAATTTTTCCCAGACCTTGCAGGAAATAAACGATAAAAAACAGTTGCAGTGGTCGTGCCTTGATTTCAGGCATACATTTGGAAGCCATCTGGCACAAAAAGGAGAATCGCTATATAAGATAGCGGAACTGATGGGTAACTCTCCTGAGATTTGCAGGAAGCATTATGCGGCATTGATTCCTGAAAAGATGCGGGATACTGTTGAATTTGCAAAAAAGCCGTTAGAACAGAAAAGTGAAAATGTTGAGGAAATGTTAAAACAGATTCTTTTAAAACTTGATGGTGATAATTCAAAGCTGGCCTCTAAAATACGATTGGTGAAATAA
- a CDS encoding nucleotidyl transferase AbiEii/AbiGii toxin family protein, with amino-acid sequence MAHSVHRKLVNLSHKQKEDPNYILIRYAIERFLYRLSQSPYAEQFILKGAMLFALWMDKPYRPTRDLDLLGFGIDSEYYLKTIFQEILEISVQPDGLQFDPASVTIQDIRGAQEYPGKRIGFSGSLGNAKLKLQVDIGFGDAITPNPANVIFPTLLDMPKPQIKAYPLETVVAEKLHALVAFDMAISRMKDFYDLWIICRSFEINGQLLLDAIKATFQRRNTPVPAEIPAALTSQFSQNPDKISQWNAFIKRNRQPESSASLEEIIKAISGFLWPLLQAAVNKQKFLKHWASGSWHNP; translated from the coding sequence TTGGCACATTCTGTCCACCGTAAACTTGTCAATCTCAGCCATAAGCAAAAAGAAGACCCTAACTATATACTGATCCGCTACGCTATTGAGCGTTTTCTTTACCGCTTGAGCCAATCCCCATATGCTGAGCAATTTATTCTTAAAGGCGCTATGCTGTTTGCACTTTGGATGGATAAACCATACAGGCCTACACGTGATTTGGATTTGCTCGGTTTTGGCATTGATTCAGAATATTACCTTAAAACCATCTTTCAGGAAATATTGGAAATATCTGTCCAGCCGGATGGCCTGCAGTTCGACCCTGCTTCTGTAACTATACAGGACATCCGCGGGGCACAGGAATATCCCGGCAAACGCATTGGTTTTTCCGGCTCCCTGGGCAATGCCAAGTTAAAACTGCAGGTAGATATTGGTTTTGGTGATGCGATTACTCCCAACCCTGCCAATGTTATATTTCCTACACTTCTTGATATGCCGAAACCGCAGATAAAGGCATATCCACTTGAAACCGTTGTCGCTGAAAAGCTTCATGCGTTGGTTGCTTTTGATATGGCTATCAGCAGGATGAAAGATTTTTATGACCTTTGGATTATTTGTCGCTCTTTTGAGATAAACGGACAATTGCTTCTTGATGCAATAAAAGCTACATTCCAGCGAAGAAATACACCAGTCCCTGCTGAAATCCCAGCCGCATTGACGTCCCAATTCTCACAAAATCCTGATAAGATTTCACAGTGGAACGCATTTATCAAACGCAACAGGCAGCCAGAATCTTCTGCAAGCCTAGAAGAAATTATTAAAGCTATTTCCGGTTTTCTATGGCCGCTGCTCCAAGCTGCTGTAAACAAACAGAAATTTTTAAAGCATTGGGCGTCAGGAAGTTGGCATAATCCTTAA
- a CDS encoding adenylate kinase → MVIILLGPPGAGKGTQCKRIVEKYRLVHLSSGDILRSQRASGTELGKKAADFMDSGRLVPDKLIIEMMGIAIESAKGNCVLDGFPRTVVQAAELDEELTRKDKKIDAVVNLVIDDSILEKRITGRRSCPACGAVYHIDTLKPKVEGVCDKCSGQKLVQRTDDKPEVVKKRLETYHQQTAAVVGYYTDKGWEVFDIDAGRSIGEVTELIFAELDSLASV, encoded by the coding sequence ATGGTAATAATCCTGCTTGGTCCGCCCGGAGCCGGAAAAGGCACACAGTGCAAGCGGATTGTGGAAAAGTACAGGCTGGTTCATTTGTCCAGCGGTGATATTTTGAGAAGCCAGCGAGCTTCTGGAACTGAGTTGGGTAAAAAGGCCGCGGATTTTATGGATTCGGGCCGGCTCGTTCCTGACAAGTTAATAATAGAAATGATGGGCATCGCGATAGAATCGGCAAAAGGCAATTGTGTTCTGGATGGTTTTCCGCGCACAGTCGTACAGGCGGCCGAACTCGATGAAGAGCTGACGCGAAAAGATAAAAAAATAGATGCTGTTGTGAATCTGGTTATTGACGACAGTATTTTGGAAAAACGCATAACCGGCAGACGGAGTTGTCCTGCCTGTGGTGCGGTTTATCATATAGATACGTTAAAGCCCAAAGTTGAGGGCGTTTGTGACAAATGCAGCGGACAAAAACTTGTTCAGCGGACAGATGATAAGCCGGAAGTTGTAAAGAAAAGACTGGAAACCTATCATCAGCAGACTGCTGCAGTGGTAGGTTATTATACTGACAAAGGCTGGGAAGTTTTTGATATAGATGCCGGCAGGTCGATTGGCGAGGTAACGGAATTGATATTTGCCGAGCTCGACAGTCTTGCATCGGTTTGA
- the rplQ gene encoding 50S ribosomal protein L17: MRHRIAGGQLNRTSAHRVALRRNLAASLFEHETISTTLPKAKHVRSFVEKLITLAKKGDLISRRRAIAQLGNRAIVEEVDGEVKKKGTIIGKLFSEIGPRYLDRTGGYTRIIKLAKTRLGDNSPLVLLQLVGQESQPEASEKGGKKKASKKKTAKSAKAAKPKDKEQ; encoded by the coding sequence ATGCGTCATAGAATTGCAGGCGGACAACTTAATCGAACCAGTGCACATAGAGTGGCATTGCGCAGGAATCTCGCTGCCTCCCTTTTTGAGCATGAAACCATAAGTACAACACTGCCCAAGGCAAAGCACGTCAGAAGTTTCGTTGAGAAGCTTATAACTCTTGCTAAGAAAGGCGACTTGATTTCCAGACGCCGTGCAATAGCACAGCTCGGTAATCGTGCTATTGTCGAAGAAGTTGACGGCGAGGTAAAGAAAAAAGGCACTATTATCGGTAAACTATTCAGCGAAATCGGCCCAAGATACCTTGACAGGACTGGCGGATATACGAGAATTATAAAACTGGCCAAAACCCGGCTGGGCGATAACAGCCCGCTTGTTCTGCTGCAACTGGTCGGCCAGGAAAGCCAGCCTGAAGCATCGGAAAAGGGCGGCAAAAAGAAAGCCTCTAAAAAGAAAACCGCGAAAAGCGCCAAGGCTGCAAAACCGAAAGATAAAGAGCAATAG
- the infA gene encoding translation initiation factor IF-1, protein MSKKDAIIVEGKILEALPNAMFRVELQNGHAIIAHVSGKMRMHFIRILAGDTVTIEMSPYDLTKGRIILRH, encoded by the coding sequence ATGTCAAAAAAGGATGCGATAATAGTTGAGGGCAAAATTCTCGAAGCCCTGCCGAATGCAATGTTCAGGGTTGAACTGCAGAATGGACATGCGATTATAGCGCATGTTTCCGGCAAAATGAGAATGCATTTTATAAGAATACTTGCAGGCGATACTGTTACGATCGAGATGTCGCCTTACGATTTAACAAAAGGAAGAATAATTCTGCGACATTAG
- the rpsM gene encoding 30S ribosomal protein S13 encodes MPRIVGVDIPNDKIILISLTYIHGIGKYLAGKILNEVGVKPDVRANKLTEDEVSRIAQIIDRDHPVEGQLRRQVSQDIARLKDIGCYRGIRHRKGLPVRGQQTQSNARTRKGKRKTVAGKKGVKEIRT; translated from the coding sequence ATGCCGCGTATAGTTGGTGTTGATATACCGAATGACAAAATAATATTGATTTCGCTGACGTATATCCATGGTATCGGGAAATATCTGGCGGGAAAGATACTTAACGAAGTCGGCGTAAAGCCGGACGTTCGCGCGAACAAGCTTACCGAAGATGAGGTCAGCAGAATCGCCCAGATAATCGACCGTGATCATCCGGTCGAAGGTCAGCTCAGAAGGCAGGTTTCTCAGGATATCGCCAGGCTCAAGGATATCGGCTGCTACCGCGGTATCAGGCATCGTAAAGGATTGCCTGTCAGAGGTCAGCAGACACAGAGTAACGCCCGTACGAGAAAAGGCAAGAGAAAGACTGTTGCCGGCAAGAAGGGTGTAAAAGAAATACGCACATAA
- a CDS encoding HIT family protein, with the protein MDCIFCKIAAGQIPCSKIYEDEKVLAFLDIGPVSDGHTLVIPKQHYTKIHECPPEVMAGISSVLPKVAAAVFAASEADGYNVLCNNGRAAGQLVEHLHFHVIPRKTGDGVFNHWPAFKYPQGKAEELAEKIRAKL; encoded by the coding sequence ATGGATTGTATATTCTGCAAAATTGCCGCCGGTCAAATACCTTGTTCTAAAATATATGAGGATGAAAAGGTTTTGGCGTTTCTGGATATTGGGCCTGTAAGTGATGGCCATACCCTTGTAATACCAAAACAGCATTATACGAAGATACATGAATGTCCGCCGGAAGTTATGGCCGGTATTTCATCGGTTTTGCCAAAGGTTGCCGCTGCGGTTTTTGCCGCTTCAGAAGCGGATGGCTATAATGTTTTGTGCAATAACGGCAGGGCGGCAGGACAGCTTGTTGAACATTTGCATTTTCATGTGATACCGAGAAAAACCGGTGATGGCGTTTTTAACCATTGGCCGGCGTTTAAATATCCGCAAGGCAAAGCCGAAGAACTTGCTGAAAAGATTCGTGCCAAACTGTAA
- a CDS encoding AbiEi antitoxin N-terminal domain-containing protein translates to MLKEGQIQIILQIARKDGVVRPKDLAAKGIHRQHLKDLVQSGQLEQIERGTYVLTDIEPTENHGLVMAARKVPHGVICLLSALQFHGLTTQLPSEIWMTIEAKAWQPKLKNIPIRFARNSGKAFTEGIQTHILEGFPVKIYSPAKTVADCFKYRNKIGLDVAIEALRDCIKQKKASYAEIWRFAKICRITNVIKPYMEAVA, encoded by the coding sequence ATGCTCAAAGAAGGACAAATACAAATAATTCTTCAAATTGCCCGGAAAGACGGCGTTGTCCGGCCCAAAGACCTGGCAGCTAAGGGCATTCACCGCCAACACCTTAAAGACCTTGTGCAATCCGGCCAACTGGAACAGATAGAACGCGGTACTTATGTTCTGACAGACATTGAACCAACTGAAAACCATGGCCTTGTAATGGCAGCAAGAAAAGTCCCTCATGGCGTAATCTGCCTTCTGTCTGCCCTTCAGTTTCACGGCCTGACAACACAGCTTCCCTCTGAAATCTGGATGACAATTGAAGCGAAAGCATGGCAGCCCAAGCTTAAAAATATTCCAATCCGGTTTGCCCGCAATTCCGGCAAAGCTTTTACCGAAGGCATTCAGACACATATTCTGGAAGGTTTTCCAGTCAAGATTTACAGCCCCGCCAAAACTGTTGCTGATTGCTTTAAGTACAGAAATAAAATCGGTCTTGACGTTGCCATAGAAGCACTGCGTGACTGCATCAAACAAAAAAAAGCCTCTTATGCAGAGATATGGCGATTTGCAAAGATATGCAGGATAACTAATGTCATTAAGCCTTATATGGAAGCAGTTGCGTAA
- a CDS encoding DNA-directed RNA polymerase subunit alpha: MRITWRGMELPTRVELDSQISTDNYGLFRVEPFEHGFGTTIGNSLRRVLLSSLEGAAVTNVKVAGADHEFASLNGVKEDATEIILNVKNIVIRKTCPERKVIKVVADKAGVVTAGQIQCDPSVEIINKDLVLVTLTENVKFSMEMTVETGRGYSPAGERLAESDRFEQEVGRIEIDAVYSPVVRVRYKTEDTRVGQKTNYDRLILEIWTDGSITPEMALVEAGKILRKHVNPFVQYFEIGAETVEESQSSEVEEESKVDEQLTEKLKMAIQELDLSVRASNCLESSHIDTVGQLARMTEADLLKLRSFGKTSLREIVRKLADIGLSLGMTDID, encoded by the coding sequence ATGAGAATAACCTGGAGAGGAATGGAACTTCCGACACGTGTTGAACTGGACAGCCAGATTTCAACAGACAATTATGGACTTTTTCGCGTTGAGCCTTTTGAACATGGATTCGGCACGACAATCGGCAACAGTCTAAGACGTGTTCTGCTTTCATCGCTTGAAGGCGCGGCGGTAACCAATGTAAAAGTAGCGGGCGCAGACCATGAGTTTGCTTCGCTGAATGGCGTTAAGGAGGATGCAACCGAGATTATCCTTAATGTTAAGAATATTGTTATCAGGAAGACCTGTCCTGAGAGGAAAGTTATTAAAGTCGTCGCAGACAAAGCAGGCGTTGTAACTGCAGGACAGATTCAGTGCGATCCTTCTGTTGAGATTATAAATAAAGACCTTGTCCTTGTGACACTGACCGAGAATGTAAAGTTCTCGATGGAAATGACAGTTGAAACCGGCCGCGGTTATTCGCCTGCCGGCGAAAGACTTGCCGAGTCGGACAGATTCGAACAGGAAGTCGGCAGAATTGAAATTGATGCCGTTTATTCACCTGTCGTACGAGTACGGTATAAAACTGAAGATACGAGAGTAGGACAAAAGACCAACTACGACCGGCTGATTCTTGAAATATGGACTGACGGCTCAATTACTCCTGAGATGGCTCTTGTCGAAGCAGGTAAAATACTCCGCAAGCATGTCAATCCGTTCGTACAGTACTTTGAAATCGGTGCCGAAACAGTTGAAGAGTCGCAGAGCAGCGAAGTAGAGGAAGAAAGTAAAGTAGATGAACAGCTTACCGAAAAGCTGAAGATGGCGATACAGGAGCTTGACTTAAGTGTTCGTGCAAGCAATTGCCTCGAGTCGAGCCATATTGATACAGTAGGGCAGTTGGCCAGGATGACAGAGGCGGATTTGCTGAAGCTTCGCAGTTTCGGCAAGACAAGCCTTCGTGAGATTGTCCGTAAACTTGCGGATATCGGGCTGTCACTCGGGATGACCGATATTGATTAA
- the rpmJ gene encoding 50S ribosomal protein L36: protein MKVRSSVKRICENCKVIRRKGVVRVICSVDPRHKQRQG, encoded by the coding sequence ATGAAAGTAAGAAGTTCTGTAAAACGAATATGCGAGAATTGCAAAGTCATTCGTCGCAAGGGCGTTGTGCGGGTAATCTGTTCTGTAGACCCGCGCCACAAACAGAGACAAGGCTAA
- a CDS encoding type II secretion system protein: MKRTGKAFTLVELLVVISIIAILLAVLMPSLNKARGLAKRTICASNLRQWTIAIASYGNDNNGYFPYNGTSCPWCPANSSLDSDGECKTHGWKAGTDIAYGGIIVQRFWDKYILKRDKKIIAGENNVLYCPTQKWHRSSYDPSKPESADNVLNSGLCGYYFLTSKASWDTGNLPGGWNFGRNGNVFGGDYWVSKKRIGEKHRDLPIVMDIKQKFITGQAASWYNNGIVISSHAGSKGVPEGGNFLYEDGHIKWVRSNETGLGASVAGQWQCYYDIIIKYFPANY; the protein is encoded by the coding sequence ATGAAAAGAACTGGTAAAGCATTTACGCTTGTTGAACTTCTTGTGGTAATCTCCATAATCGCAATCCTTCTGGCTGTTCTTATGCCGTCACTGAACAAAGCAAGAGGGCTGGCCAAGAGAACAATTTGTGCCTCTAATCTTCGTCAATGGACCATCGCGATTGCTTCATACGGCAACGACAATAACGGATATTTCCCATATAATGGAACCTCATGTCCCTGGTGCCCTGCTAATTCATCCCTGGACAGCGACGGTGAATGTAAAACACATGGATGGAAAGCCGGTACCGATATTGCTTATGGCGGAATAATCGTTCAACGGTTTTGGGACAAATACATTCTTAAAAGAGATAAAAAAATAATAGCAGGCGAAAACAATGTGCTTTACTGCCCTACACAAAAATGGCATCGTTCTTCGTATGACCCTTCCAAACCTGAATCTGCTGATAATGTCCTTAATAGTGGTTTGTGCGGATATTATTTCCTGACAAGCAAAGCTTCATGGGACACCGGAAATCTTCCTGGTGGATGGAACTTCGGCCGCAACGGGAACGTATTCGGCGGCGATTATTGGGTATCGAAGAAAAGAATTGGCGAAAAACACAGAGACCTGCCTATTGTTATGGACATAAAACAAAAATTTATTACTGGGCAAGCAGCATCCTGGTATAATAATGGCATCGTAATCTCCAGTCATGCAGGCTCAAAAGGCGTACCTGAAGGCGGTAATTTTCTTTACGAAGACGGTCATATCAAATGGGTTAGAAGTAATGAAACAGGCCTTGGTGCTTCGGTCGCCGGTCAATGGCAATGCTATTATGACATTATAATAAAATATTTTCCTGCGAACTATTAA
- the map gene encoding type I methionyl aminopeptidase — MAITLRSRREVELIRKAGAVVADVLLKLKQSAVVGMSTAELNRMAEDMTVSAGALALFKGVKNPYGYKAFPAAVCTSINEQVVHGIPSDKVKLRDGDILSVDFGAKLAGYCGDAAMTFAIGTIDREKQRLMDVTAEMLDTAVKYSRPGEKWSQIARRMQNIAKSAGFAVVTDYVGHGIGTQMHEDPKVPNFVSRELLNHDIVLQEGMILAVEPMVNMGTSEVVTLNDGWTVATLDGRPSAHFEHTIAITENGCDVLTSK, encoded by the coding sequence ATGGCTATAACGCTACGAAGTCGTAGAGAAGTAGAGCTTATAAGAAAAGCCGGCGCGGTTGTCGCCGATGTTCTTTTAAAATTAAAGCAGTCCGCGGTTGTTGGAATGAGTACCGCCGAATTGAATCGTATGGCTGAAGATATGACCGTAAGTGCCGGTGCCCTGGCTCTTTTTAAGGGCGTGAAAAATCCTTACGGCTATAAGGCCTTTCCTGCGGCAGTTTGTACTTCAATCAATGAACAGGTAGTTCATGGAATACCGTCGGACAAAGTGAAACTGCGGGATGGTGATATTCTCAGCGTCGATTTCGGTGCAAAGCTGGCAGGTTATTGCGGTGATGCCGCGATGACATTCGCGATAGGGACCATTGACCGGGAAAAGCAGCGACTTATGGATGTTACCGCTGAAATGCTCGATACGGCGGTTAAGTACAGCAGGCCGGGCGAAAAATGGAGCCAGATAGCAAGACGGATGCAGAATATCGCTAAGTCAGCAGGTTTTGCAGTGGTTACCGATTACGTAGGCCATGGAATAGGTACTCAGATGCATGAAGACCCGAAAGTTCCTAATTTTGTGAGCAGAGAACTTTTGAATCATGACATTGTTCTGCAGGAAGGAATGATTCTTGCCGTTGAGCCCATGGTTAATATGGGAACGAGTGAAGTGGTAACTTTAAATGACGGCTGGACGGTTGCCACACTGGACGGTAGGCCGTCGGCTCATTTTGAGCATACGATAGCTATAACAGAAAACGGCTGTGATGTGTTGACATCAAAATAA
- the rpsK gene encoding 30S ribosomal protein S11, with product MAKGKIRRNVAKAIVHIQSTFNNTLITITDTEGDTICRDSAGTVGFKGSRKSTPFAAQRAAEKCANAAKRSGVREVEVRVKGPGSGRESAVSAMQAAGLRISSIEDVTPIPHNGCRPPKRRRV from the coding sequence ATGGCTAAAGGAAAAATAAGAAGAAACGTTGCAAAGGCGATCGTTCATATTCAATCGACCTTTAATAACACGTTAATAACAATAACTGATACCGAGGGTGATACTATCTGCCGTGATTCGGCCGGGACTGTAGGCTTCAAAGGTTCGCGTAAAAGCACGCCTTTTGCCGCGCAAAGAGCCGCAGAGAAGTGCGCCAATGCCGCCAAGCGGTCCGGTGTTCGTGAAGTAGAAGTAAGAGTCAAAGGCCCCGGTTCTGGTCGTGAGTCGGCGGTATCGGCGATGCAGGCGGCCGGTTTGAGAATATCTTCAATTGAAGATGTTACTCCTATCCCTCACAATGGCTGTCGTCCGCCGAAAAGAAGAAGAGTTTAA
- the secY gene encoding preprotein translocase subunit SecY — MFSAAASIFKIPDLRNKVLFTIALLIIYRVGFHISIPGIDTLRLIGASQQRDQDSPISRAMEHLQMLSGGEFRKSSLFGLGIMPYITASIILMLLGEVMPSLKKLKEEGQTGYKKIQEYTRYLTVPICLVQSMMIVKMMRPYAYPELGGATIVLGVVGMTTGTIFLMWLGEQIDEYGIGNGISLLIMAGIVARMPGTLAGVWQNTSFTVGAGTAAGTYGPGKIVFLIVAFVFVVAGAILITQGQRRIPVQQAKQMRGMKMYGGQRHYLPLRINHGGVMPIIFASSLMQFPPIVFGQLLSIPKFANSVVLGNIAMSLHPGAYIYNVLYIVLIVLFSYFWTTVQFQPKEMAKNLRNSGSFIPGLRPGHRTAEYLETVMARITFYGAAFLAIIAVVPTVIAQLPGLDIDWQVASFFGGTGLLIVVSVSLDVVQRIEANLIMRNYDGFSSGGRIKGARGW; from the coding sequence ATGTTTAGTGCTGCTGCGAGTATATTTAAGATTCCTGATTTGCGGAACAAGGTGTTGTTTACGATAGCGCTGCTGATAATTTACCGTGTCGGGTTTCATATTTCCATACCCGGCATAGATACGCTTCGATTAATAGGCGCTTCTCAGCAGCGGGACCAGGACAGCCCCATCAGCAGAGCGATGGAACATCTGCAGATGCTTAGCGGCGGTGAATTCCGAAAAAGCAGTTTGTTCGGTCTGGGCATTATGCCTTACATCACCGCTTCAATTATCCTTATGCTGCTGGGCGAAGTTATGCCCTCGCTTAAAAAGCTAAAGGAAGAAGGGCAAACAGGATATAAGAAGATACAGGAGTATACCCGGTACCTTACAGTGCCGATATGCCTTGTTCAGTCGATGATGATTGTGAAGATGATGCGGCCTTACGCGTATCCTGAACTCGGAGGTGCGACAATTGTTCTGGGCGTTGTCGGTATGACGACCGGAACGATATTTCTTATGTGGCTCGGTGAGCAGATTGACGAATACGGCATAGGAAACGGAATAAGTCTTTTGATTATGGCAGGTATCGTTGCGAGAATGCCCGGTACATTAGCCGGGGTATGGCAGAATACCTCGTTTACGGTAGGCGCCGGTACTGCAGCGGGAACTTATGGTCCCGGGAAAATTGTGTTTCTGATAGTAGCGTTCGTGTTTGTTGTCGCAGGGGCGATATTGATAACACAGGGACAAAGGCGAATACCGGTACAACAGGCCAAGCAGATGCGCGGTATGAAAATGTACGGCGGCCAAAGGCATTATCTGCCGCTGAGAATAAATCACGGCGGCGTTATGCCAATAATTTTTGCTTCGAGCTTGATGCAGTTTCCGCCGATAGTTTTCGGCCAGCTTTTGAGTATTCCGAAATTTGCCAACTCGGTAGTACTGGGAAATATAGCGATGTCGCTTCATCCCGGTGCTTATATATATAATGTTTTGTATATCGTTCTCATAGTTCTGTTTTCGTATTTCTGGACAACGGTACAGTTTCAGCCCAAGGAAATGGCCAAGAACCTCCGCAACTCCGGCAGTTTTATTCCCGGCCTTCGTCCCGGACACAGGACGGCCGAGTATCTGGAAACAGTAATGGCGAGAATTACATTTTACGGAGCTGCTTTTTTGGCGATTATAGCGGTTGTACCGACGGTCATCGCTCAGCTTCCGGGACTCGATATTGACTGGCAGGTAGCGTCTTTCTTCGGCGGTACAGGCCTGCTGATTGTTGTTAGTGTATCGCTCGATGTGGTGCAAAGAATAGAAGCCAACCTGATAATGCGAAATTATGACGGTTTCAGTTCAGGCGGCAGGATAAAGGGAGCGCGCGGATGGTAA